Sequence from the Verrucomicrobiota bacterium genome:
TTGGGACGCACACGGGGATCTCCGCAAGAACCATTCGCGGAATGCGCTCGCGATCGATCAGCCCATCGCCGGTCTCCTGACGGATCTCAAGGCGCGGGGTCTTCTGGACGAGACCCTGGTCGTTTGGTCGGGTGAATTTGGGCGCACGCCATTTGCCCAGGGCGGAAGTGACGGCCGCGATCACAATCCGTTCGGATTCAGCCTCTGGCTCGCGGGCGGCGGCATCCGGGGTGGAATGGTCTACGGCGCGACCGACGATTATGGTTACAAGGCGGTTGAGAACAAAGTCGAGATCCATGATCTGCACGCCACCATGCTCCATCTGCTCGGCTTGGATCATGAACGTCTGACTTACCGGTTTGGCGGCCGCGACTACCGGTTGACCGATGTGCATGGCCACGTGGTCAGAGCCGTCCTTTCTTGAGGTCCAACCGAGCAACACCTCGAGCACCCGGCGACTCATCCATCGGCCCTCCATCTAAAGGAAGGCATCATTTCAGTCGTGATTAACCCGACTGGATGCCCACGGGACGCTTGCCGGTGTCCTCTTCCCCGCTTGCAGCCACAGCCTGACCCTCGCTACCCACTCAGCAGCGCTGGAGCGCACTTGTCCCGCCGTCGCTGCTTCTAACCGAAGGCGGACGGAGAAGCCGTTCGCGCCTTCGCGAAGCGAAGCAGCTCGCATGTTGTTCTGGTTCTCAGAGCTCTGGTTAGGCATCATCTCCTCCAGTAAACCCCTCTGCCTCGAATTTGTCAGTGCCGGGAACTCGACTGAACGCCGAGCCAAAGGGCGCGTCAAGAAACGGAATGATGGCCGGGTCGTAATTGCAAATCGTGTTCACCTCGTGGATGGCGAAATTGCCGGGCGTGTCTGCATACTCCTGCGACTCGTCTCCTGCGAAAAACCGCCAACCACTGTCGACGTCCTTGTCTGGCTGTTCGCGATACATGTAGCCAATCGGTGCGCCGTCCACTGTGATGCGGTCCGACGAGAAGCAACCTCCCATGTTTGGGATGAGCCGCCGAATCTGGTCTCCGGGAATCTTGAATGCCTTGTCGCGCGGATTCATGGGAGATGCCTAACGACCAATATAGGTTATCCGAAGTTGTAGATGGTTGGCGAGGTGAGCGGAGCGAGGCTCACACCTCGCCAACGGTGAACAACCTCGTCGCCAAATCATATTTTCCAGAAATCATGATCGAACTCTTTTGCCATCCTAGGCCATGATCGCATCCGGTTTCTCACGGCGGCAGGTGAGGTCTGCGAACAACAAGTCGCTTGAACGACTTTTTGTCCCGGCGAAGCTCTGGGCGAAGCCGGATGAGCTTTATCGACCGGCCTGCCGGACGGGCTTGGCTCTC
This genomic interval carries:
- a CDS encoding DUF2185 domain-containing protein codes for the protein MNPRDKAFKIPGDQIRRLIPNMGGCFSSDRITVDGAPIGYMYREQPDKDVDSGWRFFAGDESQEYADTPGNFAIHEVNTICNYDPAIIPFLDAPFGSAFSRVPGTDKFEAEGFTGGDDA